A genomic stretch from Arachis stenosperma cultivar V10309 chromosome 3, arast.V10309.gnm1.PFL2, whole genome shotgun sequence includes:
- the LOC130970075 gene encoding alpha carbonic anhydrase 7-like: MEKFSAKVFICSLFAAYVLLSSPARSQEVEDESEFNYDEDSDKGPSHWGDIKSEWRMCKTGKMQSPIDLNYRSLQLARIGPLNLNYNSSNAILKNRGHDIELEIVDPTSSLQINGSRYILKQLHWHSPSEHTIDGRRQDLEVHLVHQTPTTNQIAVIGMLYRIGLRSDPLLSLLEGDLKALSGSSVGANRSVGVFDPKEVDMDTNLYYRYMGSLTTPPCTENVTWTVLTQIKSVRREQINLFRDAVHDDSDGNARPVQPSSMAVQFNVDFSD, translated from the exons ATGGAAAAGTTTTCAGCGAAGGTTTTCATTTGCAGTTTATTTGCAGCATATGTTTTGCTATCTTCCCCAGCAAGGTCCCAAGAAGTTG AGGATGAGAGCGAGTTTAATTACGATGAAGATAGTGATAAAGGACCATCTCATTGGGGAGACATAAAATCAGAATGGAGGATGTGCAAAACTGGAAAAATGCAATcaccaattgatttgaattATAGGAGCCTTCAACTGGCTAGAATAGGACCCCTTAATTTGAATTACAATTCCTCCAATGCTATCCTTAAGAATAGGGGTCATGATATTGAG TTGGAGATTGTTGATCCAACAAGCTCTCTACAAATCAATGGAAGTCGTTATATCCTTAAACAATTACATTGGCACAGTCCATCTGAACACACTATTGATGGACGAAg ACAGGATCTAGAGGTACACCTGGTGCATCAAACTCCCACAACTAATCAAATAGCAGTGATTGGAATGCTTTACAGGATTGGATTAAGATCAGACCCATTACTCTCATTG cTAGAGGGGGATTTGAAGGCACTTTCTGGGTCAAGTGTTGGAGCCAATAGATCAGTGGGTGTATTTGATCCAAAAGAGGTTGACATGGACACAAACTTGTATTACAGATACATGGGTTCGTTGACTACTCCTCCTTGTACCGAGAATGTTACTTGGACCGTCCTTACCCAG ATTAAAAGCGTTAGAAGAGAACAAATCAATTTGTTTCGAGATGCTGTTCATGAT GATTCAGATGGCAATGCGAGACCAGTACAACCAAGCTCAATGGCAGTGCAGTTCAATGTAGACTTTAGTGATTAA